In a single window of the Mus musculus strain C57BL/6J chromosome 6, GRCm38.p6 C57BL/6J genome:
- the Clec1b gene encoding C-type lectin domain family 1 member B isoform 2 (isoform 2 is encoded by transcript variant 2) — protein MQDEDGYITLNIKPRKQALSSAVTQQKYLLAEKENLSATLQQLAKKFCQELIRQSEIKTKSTFEHKCSPCATKWRYHGDSCYGFFRRNLTWEESKQYCTEQNATLVKTASQSTLDYIAERITSVRWIGLSRQNSKKDWMWEDSSVLRKNGINLSGNTEENMNCAYLHNGKIHPASCKERHYLICERNAGMTRVDQLL, from the exons ATGCAGGATGAAGATGGGTATATCACTTTAAACATCAAGCCCCGGAAACAAGCTCTCAGCTCAG CGGTCACACAGCAAAAGTATCTACTGGCGGAGAAGGAAAATCTCTCAGCGACTCTGCAACAATTGGCCAAGAAATTCTGCCAAGAGTTGATTAGACAATCAGAAATTAAGACAAAGAGCACTTTTG AGCACAAGTGCAGCCCCTGCGCCACGAAGTGGAGATACCATGGAGATAGTTGCTACGGGTTCTTCAGGCGTAacctaacatgggaagagagcAAGCAGTATTGCACTGAGCAGAATGCAACACTTGTGAAGACTGCCAGCCAGAGCACCCTG GACTACATTGCAGAAAGGATTACTTCAGTCCGTTGGATTGGATTATCACGCCAGAACTCTAAGAAAGACTGGATGTGGGAGGATAGCTCAGTTCTTCGCAAGAACGG GATTAATCTTTCTGGgaatacagaagaaaacatgaaTTGTGCTTATCTTCATAATGGAAAAATCCATCCAGCTTCCTGTAAAGAGAGACATTACTTAATATGTGAGAGAAATGCTGGCATGACAAGAGTGGACCAACTGCTTTAA
- the Clec1b gene encoding C-type lectin domain family 1 member B isoform 1 (isoform 1 is encoded by transcript variant 1), with protein sequence MQDEDGYITLNIKPRKQALSSAEPASSWWRVMALVLLISSMGLVVGLVALGIMSVTQQKYLLAEKENLSATLQQLAKKFCQELIRQSEIKTKSTFEHKCSPCATKWRYHGDSCYGFFRRNLTWEESKQYCTEQNATLVKTASQSTLDYIAERITSVRWIGLSRQNSKKDWMWEDSSVLRKNGINLSGNTEENMNCAYLHNGKIHPASCKERHYLICERNAGMTRVDQLL encoded by the exons ATGCAGGATGAAGATGGGTATATCACTTTAAACATCAAGCCCCGGAAACAAGCTCTCAGCTCAG CGGAACCTGCCTCTTCTTGGTGGCGTGTGATGGCTTTAGTTCTGCTGATCTCATCCATGGGGCTGGTTGTTGGACTCGTGGCTCTGGGGATCATGT CGGTCACACAGCAAAAGTATCTACTGGCGGAGAAGGAAAATCTCTCAGCGACTCTGCAACAATTGGCCAAGAAATTCTGCCAAGAGTTGATTAGACAATCAGAAATTAAGACAAAGAGCACTTTTG AGCACAAGTGCAGCCCCTGCGCCACGAAGTGGAGATACCATGGAGATAGTTGCTACGGGTTCTTCAGGCGTAacctaacatgggaagagagcAAGCAGTATTGCACTGAGCAGAATGCAACACTTGTGAAGACTGCCAGCCAGAGCACCCTG GACTACATTGCAGAAAGGATTACTTCAGTCCGTTGGATTGGATTATCACGCCAGAACTCTAAGAAAGACTGGATGTGGGAGGATAGCTCAGTTCTTCGCAAGAACGG GATTAATCTTTCTGGgaatacagaagaaaacatgaaTTGTGCTTATCTTCATAATGGAAAAATCCATCCAGCTTCCTGTAAAGAGAGACATTACTTAATATGTGAGAGAAATGCTGGCATGACAAGAGTGGACCAACTGCTTTAA
- the Clec1b gene encoding C-type lectin domain family 1 member B isoform 3 (isoform 3 is encoded by transcript variant 3), with protein MQDEDGYITLNIKPRKQALSSAVTQQKYLLAEKENLSATLQQLAKKFCQELIRQSEIKTKSTFGLHCRKDYFSPLDWIITPEL; from the exons ATGCAGGATGAAGATGGGTATATCACTTTAAACATCAAGCCCCGGAAACAAGCTCTCAGCTCAG CGGTCACACAGCAAAAGTATCTACTGGCGGAGAAGGAAAATCTCTCAGCGACTCTGCAACAATTGGCCAAGAAATTCTGCCAAGAGTTGATTAGACAATCAGAAATTAAGACAAAGAGCACTTTTG GACTACATTGCAGAAAGGATTACTTCAGTCCGTTGGATTGGATTATCACGCCAGAACTCTAA
- the Clec9a gene encoding C-type lectin domain family 9 member A isoform 1 (isoform 1 is encoded by transcript variant 1): MHAEEIYTSLQWDIPTSEASQKCQSPSKCSGAWCVVTMISCVVCMGLLATSIFLGIKFFQVSSLVLEQQERLIQQDTALVNLTQWQRKYTLEYCQALLQRSLHSGTDASTGPVLLTSPQMVPQTLDSKETGSDCSPCPHNWIQNGKSCYYVFERWEMWNISKKSCLKEGASLFQIDSKEEMEFISSIGKLKGGNKYWVGVFQDGISGSWFWEDGSSPLSDLLPAERQRSAGQICGYLKDSTLISDKCDSWKYFICEKKAFGSCI; the protein is encoded by the exons ATGCATGCGGAAGAAATATATACCTCTCTTCAGTGGGACATTCCTACCTCAGAGGCCTCTCAGAAGTGCCAATCCCCTAGCAAATGTTCAG GAGCATGGTGTGTTGTGACGATGATTTCCTGTGTGGTCTGTATGGGCTTGTTAGCAACGTCCATTTTCTTGGGCATCAAGT TCTTCCAGGTATCCTCTCTTGTCTTGGAGCAGCAGGAAAGACTCATCCAACAGGACACAGCATTGGTGAACCTTACACAGTGGCAGAGGAAATACACACTGGAATACTGCCAAGCCTTACTGCAGAGATCTCTCCATTCAG GCACAGATGCTTCTACTGGACCAGTTCTTCTGACCTCTCCACAGATGGTTCCACAGACCctggacagcaaggaaacag GTAGTGACTGCAGCCCTTGTCCACACAACTGGATTCAGAATGGAAAAAGTTGTTACTATGTCTTTGAACGCTGGGAAATGTGGAACATCAGTAAGAAGAGCTGTTTAAAAGAGGGCGCTAGTCTCTTTCAAATAGACAGCAAAGAAGAAATG gaGTTCATCAGCAGTATAGGGaaactcaaaggaggaaataaataTTGGGTGGGAGTGTTTCAAGATGGAATCAGTGGATCTTGgttctgggaagatggctcttctcctctctctgacTT GTTGCCAGCAGAAAGACAGCGATCAGCCGGCCAGATCTGTGGATACCTCAAAGATTCTACTCTCATCTCAGATAAGTGCGATAGCTGGAAATATTTTATCtgtgagaagaaggcatttggaTCCTGCATCTGA
- the Clec9a gene encoding C-type lectin domain family 9 member A isoform 2 (isoform 2 is encoded by transcript variant 2) produces the protein MHAEEIYTSLQWDIPTSEASQKCQSPSKCSGAWCVVTMISCVVCMGLLATSIFLGIKFFQVSSLVLEQQERLIQQDTALVNLTQWQRKYTLEYCQALLQRSLHSGSDCSPCPHNWIQNGKSCYYVFERWEMWNISKKSCLKEGASLFQIDSKEEMEFISSIGKLKGGNKYWVGVFQDGISGSWFWEDGSSPLSDLLPAERQRSAGQICGYLKDSTLISDKCDSWKYFICEKKAFGSCI, from the exons ATGCATGCGGAAGAAATATATACCTCTCTTCAGTGGGACATTCCTACCTCAGAGGCCTCTCAGAAGTGCCAATCCCCTAGCAAATGTTCAG GAGCATGGTGTGTTGTGACGATGATTTCCTGTGTGGTCTGTATGGGCTTGTTAGCAACGTCCATTTTCTTGGGCATCAAGT TCTTCCAGGTATCCTCTCTTGTCTTGGAGCAGCAGGAAAGACTCATCCAACAGGACACAGCATTGGTGAACCTTACACAGTGGCAGAGGAAATACACACTGGAATACTGCCAAGCCTTACTGCAGAGATCTCTCCATTCAG GTAGTGACTGCAGCCCTTGTCCACACAACTGGATTCAGAATGGAAAAAGTTGTTACTATGTCTTTGAACGCTGGGAAATGTGGAACATCAGTAAGAAGAGCTGTTTAAAAGAGGGCGCTAGTCTCTTTCAAATAGACAGCAAAGAAGAAATG gaGTTCATCAGCAGTATAGGGaaactcaaaggaggaaataaataTTGGGTGGGAGTGTTTCAAGATGGAATCAGTGGATCTTGgttctgggaagatggctcttctcctctctctgacTT GTTGCCAGCAGAAAGACAGCGATCAGCCGGCCAGATCTGTGGATACCTCAAAGATTCTACTCTCATCTCAGATAAGTGCGATAGCTGGAAATATTTTATCtgtgagaagaaggcatttggaTCCTGCATCTGA
- the Clec9a gene encoding C-type lectin domain family 9 member A isoform 3 (isoform 3 is encoded by transcript variant 3) — MHAEEIYTSLQWDIPTSEASQKCQSPSKCSVFQVSSLVLEQQERLIQQDTALVNLTQWQRKYTLEYCQALLQRSLHSGTDASTGPVLLTSPQMVPQTLDSKETGSDCSPCPHNWIQNGKSCYYVFERWEMWNISKKSCLKEGASLFQIDSKEEMEFISSIGKLKGGNKYWVGVFQDGISGSWFWEDGSSPLSDLLPAERQRSAGQICGYLKDSTLISDKCDSWKYFICEKKAFGSCI, encoded by the exons ATGCATGCGGAAGAAATATATACCTCTCTTCAGTGGGACATTCCTACCTCAGAGGCCTCTCAGAAGTGCCAATCCCCTAGCAAATGTTCAG TCTTCCAGGTATCCTCTCTTGTCTTGGAGCAGCAGGAAAGACTCATCCAACAGGACACAGCATTGGTGAACCTTACACAGTGGCAGAGGAAATACACACTGGAATACTGCCAAGCCTTACTGCAGAGATCTCTCCATTCAG GCACAGATGCTTCTACTGGACCAGTTCTTCTGACCTCTCCACAGATGGTTCCACAGACCctggacagcaaggaaacag GTAGTGACTGCAGCCCTTGTCCACACAACTGGATTCAGAATGGAAAAAGTTGTTACTATGTCTTTGAACGCTGGGAAATGTGGAACATCAGTAAGAAGAGCTGTTTAAAAGAGGGCGCTAGTCTCTTTCAAATAGACAGCAAAGAAGAAATG gaGTTCATCAGCAGTATAGGGaaactcaaaggaggaaataaataTTGGGTGGGAGTGTTTCAAGATGGAATCAGTGGATCTTGgttctgggaagatggctcttctcctctctctgacTT GTTGCCAGCAGAAAGACAGCGATCAGCCGGCCAGATCTGTGGATACCTCAAAGATTCTACTCTCATCTCAGATAAGTGCGATAGCTGGAAATATTTTATCtgtgagaagaaggcatttggaTCCTGCATCTGA
- the Clec9a gene encoding C-type lectin domain family 9 member A isoform 4 (isoform 4 is encoded by transcript variant 4) gives MHAEEIYTSLQWDIPTSEASQKCQSPSKCSGAWCVVTMISCVVCMGLLATSIFLGIKFFQVSSLVLEQQERLIQQDTALVNLTQWQRKYTLEYCQALLQRSLHSGCQQKDSDQPARSVDTSKILLSSQISAIAGNILSVRRRHLDPASERYNSKLPVTQVFERGQRANTGGD, from the exons ATGCATGCGGAAGAAATATATACCTCTCTTCAGTGGGACATTCCTACCTCAGAGGCCTCTCAGAAGTGCCAATCCCCTAGCAAATGTTCAG GAGCATGGTGTGTTGTGACGATGATTTCCTGTGTGGTCTGTATGGGCTTGTTAGCAACGTCCATTTTCTTGGGCATCAAGT TCTTCCAGGTATCCTCTCTTGTCTTGGAGCAGCAGGAAAGACTCATCCAACAGGACACAGCATTGGTGAACCTTACACAGTGGCAGAGGAAATACACACTGGAATACTGCCAAGCCTTACTGCAGAGATCTCTCCATTCAG GTTGCCAGCAGAAAGACAGCGATCAGCCGGCCAGATCTGTGGATACCTCAAAGATTCTACTCTCATCTCAGATAAGTGCGATAGCTGGAAATATTTTATCtgtgagaagaaggcatttggaTCCTGCATCTGAAAGATACAACTCAAAGCTACCTGTTACACAAGTGTTTGAAAGAGGCCAAAGAGCAAACACAGGAGGAGATTGA